A DNA window from Bacillus sp. E(2018) contains the following coding sequences:
- a CDS encoding S8 family serine peptidase — MNKWHKTLASFGLSVSLIGTSFAPVFAETDQYSAEKSSIPVSELFKPGNRVKENPYNLSKQKDQISDSVLVVKYNKKLTTADHKKAGATLQRRITSLGYDVVKINKGKKMESVMKAYGKNGKVDIVSPSANYVKLGTTDPKIDQQYHMSLLNIDKAQQMAGKNKVRVAVIDTGIDSKHPELKNKLLPSYNAVNPMNQGAPDSHGTHVAGIIASEKGNGIGGYGVNPNVEILPIDVFDRAGGASDYVIADAIMYAIENKAKVINMSLGSIFPSPLIKDAVAKAIAADITVVAAAGNEGMNLNSYPAAFEGVISVGSTNKDNLLSSYSTYGPSVDVVAPGEDVYAPLYHFEKKSSFMKLSGTSMASPVVAGVASLLLSKNPNLSPREVEYILEQTGKDLGDKGYDTKYANGLVDPVKALSFDASKIPSSVYVPKSKTSLLKAAEKVTVDGKTVKEGTIKVAYEENFIQLPVKKGELLQTVLEGSAEYDYKLTYYMVGKGIKPLQKEVNKTLEGKSEGYLYEVPEDGTLVIGVSDVNGNYNKDGKSAYKLSLEKYDSLLEDTNTRENPVAVESFPFVSEGEGDWTFTGQDGDSDFYTFKTEEPQIVKVEVGGIPGIDSTLSLKVIEPMPEEEMPEDMPEEDMPFMEEEMDIINMKPTGEGEVLTFEAMPGMEYVVELDNHTPGFFFPMSLLEDGFASEYPSSHIPYSLKIDAKGLEEDEDGFPMGEHLEEEYNEGDMDFEEFITKRNDYKKNHHDSMNGEEDWMEEEQAIMDQIREAALPYNPEAGAEGSFQFAGDEDLYKLEVEESAILEFDLSNSEAVPAMEIMKMVEIEEGYSTLMTVATNITYGMMDIETKEKFTAGLQSGGEYYIRVMHPNYQPSFDKYSFTSKVVVENPEDKHEPNNDIENTPVKDMAAETVRGNYAMNGDFDAYYVKAKTSGIYGVHYKTIPPTKEMQQKYSKDLLKPIDGLIAILEDKNGNRILDPEEFDSARVYDRGWDNEPEQGSFKAKAGNGYFVIADQWLWDFPVPNLNEYELTVKPANTKDEDAASVVKNNIPSKPIALKWASKTTWANQGNLNAGVTGGDADWYSFSFSAPHSGQITFANEQVDGVISLYDSKGKLVATSDTYGLGDAEVLNYNIKAGKYFIKVTDVFGNASLTPYSLKMKIN, encoded by the coding sequence ATACTCTGCAGAAAAGAGTTCCATTCCAGTCTCTGAATTATTCAAGCCAGGCAATCGAGTGAAGGAGAACCCGTACAATTTATCTAAACAAAAAGATCAGATCAGTGATTCTGTGCTAGTTGTTAAATACAACAAAAAGCTTACAACGGCAGATCATAAAAAAGCGGGAGCTACGCTTCAGCGTAGAATTACTTCTCTTGGTTATGATGTAGTTAAGATTAACAAGGGCAAGAAGATGGAAAGCGTTATGAAAGCTTATGGGAAAAATGGTAAGGTAGACATCGTTTCTCCAAGTGCGAATTACGTAAAGCTTGGAACGACTGATCCGAAGATCGATCAGCAATACCATATGTCTCTATTAAATATAGACAAAGCTCAGCAGATGGCTGGAAAAAATAAAGTTCGTGTTGCCGTCATTGATACGGGGATCGACTCGAAGCACCCAGAATTAAAAAATAAATTATTACCTTCATACAATGCAGTAAACCCAATGAATCAAGGAGCCCCTGATAGCCACGGTACTCACGTTGCTGGAATTATCGCTTCTGAAAAAGGAAACGGCATTGGTGGTTACGGGGTTAACCCGAATGTAGAGATCTTACCGATCGACGTTTTTGACCGTGCAGGCGGTGCTTCCGATTATGTAATTGCTGATGCAATCATGTACGCGATTGAAAATAAAGCAAAAGTCATCAACATGAGCTTAGGTAGCATCTTCCCATCACCGTTGATCAAGGATGCGGTTGCCAAAGCGATCGCTGCTGATATTACGGTTGTTGCTGCAGCTGGAAACGAAGGAATGAATCTTAACAGTTATCCTGCGGCGTTCGAAGGAGTAATTTCAGTAGGTTCTACAAACAAAGACAACCTATTATCTAGCTATTCTACATACGGACCATCCGTGGACGTAGTAGCACCAGGTGAAGATGTGTACGCACCGCTTTATCATTTTGAGAAGAAGTCTTCTTTTATGAAGCTAAGTGGAACATCGATGGCATCTCCAGTCGTAGCTGGTGTAGCTTCTCTTTTATTATCAAAAAATCCGAACCTGAGTCCAAGAGAAGTTGAATACATTCTAGAGCAAACAGGTAAAGACCTTGGTGATAAAGGGTACGATACAAAATATGCGAACGGTTTGGTGGATCCGGTAAAAGCTTTATCTTTTGACGCATCCAAGATTCCAAGCTCCGTTTATGTACCGAAAAGCAAAACAAGTTTACTTAAAGCAGCTGAAAAAGTGACCGTTGATGGAAAAACAGTAAAAGAAGGTACGATTAAAGTTGCTTATGAAGAAAATTTCATTCAGCTTCCAGTCAAAAAAGGAGAACTTCTACAAACAGTCCTAGAAGGTTCAGCTGAATATGATTACAAATTGACGTATTATATGGTAGGCAAAGGGATCAAGCCACTTCAAAAAGAAGTAAACAAAACCCTTGAAGGCAAGTCAGAAGGATACCTTTATGAAGTTCCTGAAGACGGAACGTTAGTAATTGGTGTGAGCGATGTTAATGGAAACTATAACAAAGACGGAAAATCTGCGTATAAGCTGTCGCTAGAAAAATATGATAGTTTACTAGAAGATACGAATACGCGAGAAAATCCTGTAGCGGTTGAATCATTCCCATTTGTATCTGAAGGGGAAGGAGACTGGACGTTTACTGGACAAGATGGAGATTCTGATTTTTATACATTTAAAACAGAAGAACCACAAATCGTAAAAGTTGAAGTTGGCGGGATTCCTGGAATTGACTCTACTCTTAGTTTAAAAGTGATCGAGCCGATGCCAGAAGAAGAAATGCCAGAGGATATGCCAGAAGAAGATATGCCATTCATGGAAGAAGAGATGGATATCATTAATATGAAGCCAACGGGTGAAGGTGAAGTTCTTACTTTTGAAGCGATGCCTGGTATGGAGTATGTGGTGGAGCTTGATAATCATACACCAGGATTCTTCTTCCCGATGAGTCTATTGGAAGATGGTTTCGCAAGTGAATATCCTTCGTCACACATTCCTTATTCACTAAAAATTGATGCAAAAGGTCTAGAAGAAGACGAAGATGGTTTCCCGATGGGTGAACATTTAGAAGAAGAGTATAACGAAGGCGACATGGACTTCGAAGAGTTCATCACGAAACGTAACGATTACAAAAAGAACCACCATGATTCCATGAATGGCGAAGAAGACTGGATGGAAGAAGAACAAGCGATCATGGATCAAATTCGTGAAGCGGCACTTCCTTACAATCCTGAAGCAGGCGCAGAAGGATCCTTCCAGTTCGCAGGTGATGAGGACCTCTACAAGCTTGAGGTAGAAGAGAGTGCAATTCTTGAATTTGATTTAAGCAACTCTGAAGCTGTACCTGCTATGGAAATCATGAAGATGGTGGAAATAGAAGAGGGCTATTCGACGCTTATGACAGTAGCTACGAATATCACGTATGGCATGATGGATATAGAAACAAAAGAGAAGTTCACTGCAGGTCTTCAATCTGGTGGAGAGTATTATATTCGTGTCATGCATCCGAACTACCAGCCGAGTTTTGATAAGTATAGCTTCACTTCTAAAGTGGTTGTTGAGAACCCAGAAGACAAGCATGAGCCAAACAATGATATTGAGAACACGCCAGTGAAAGACATGGCTGCAGAAACAGTACGCGGTAACTATGCAATGAACGGCGATTTTGACGCTTATTATGTTAAAGCCAAAACAAGCGGCATTTACGGTGTTCATTATAAAACAATCCCGCCAACAAAAGAAATGCAACAAAAGTATTCAAAAGATCTTCTTAAACCAATCGATGGTTTGATTGCTATTCTTGAAGACAAGAACGGTAACCGAATCTTAGACCCGGAAGAATTTGATTCTGCACGTGTGTATGATAGAGGATGGGACAACGAACCTGAGCAAGGATCATTTAAAGCGAAAGCAGGGAATGGGTATTTTGTAATCGCTGATCAATGGCTTTGGGATTTCCCAGTTCCAAACTTGAACGAGTACGAACTCACTGTAAAACCTGCTAACACGAAAGATGAAGATGCTGCTTCTGTTGTGAAGAATAACATCCCGTCTAAACCAATCGCTTTAAAGTGGGCATCTAAAACGACTTGGGCGAATCAAGGTAACTTGAACGCTGGAGTGACTGGTGGAGATGCTGATTGGTATTCGTTTAGCTTCAGTGCACCACACTCAGGACAAATTACGTTTGCTAACGAACAGGTTGATGGTGTGATCAGCTTGTACGACAGCAAAGGAAAGCTTGTCGCAACTTCTGATACGTACGGACTTGGAGATGCTGAAGTATTAAACTACAACATCAAAGCAGGAAAATACTTCATTAAAGTAACTGACGTATTCGGTAACGCTTCCTTAACACCATATTCATTAAAGATGAAGATTAACTAA